Proteins found in one Oncorhynchus mykiss isolate Arlee chromosome 3, USDA_OmykA_1.1, whole genome shotgun sequence genomic segment:
- the nfe2l2a gene encoding nuclear factor erythroid 2-related factor 2a has protein sequence MMETEMHKMNPSQQDVDLIDILWRQDIDLGAGREVFDYCHRQKEHELQRQRVQEEEKRQQLLREQEKALLAQLQLDEETGEFVPRLAPSGQSPQSATTAAPPQVTQNVSFTEDGDAMSFDECMQLLAETFPLVEATATASVCLDVTVAPAPNSNHVMACELPALTQPPLLPAPQPPQRTSPDLEQAWMELLSLPELQQCLNMQMKDTLDQTGGYLPTNTTPEVQDPNYSFYPLPNLAEVASNAAEVCPPEFINAFEESFPNMAPLDHLNQMTLKAPDLNTNFSAATFCDVFYQDIVNTKVTSVTLPCGQGNGGNSLAEISHKPTFTPMELHDLSPREAFDRGNKTEIMPEFPDSDSGVSVEASPHASSPEKSMYGDGSFGGYSDSDMEEMDSNPESAESDYSEMFSLSFQPDGFQTSPPVSAQQQDKKPKHGKTEPDEETGHNDPPFTKDKKRRRSEKRLSRDEQRAKALQIPFTVDMIINLPVDDFNEMMSKHQLNEAQLALVRDIRRRGKNKVAAQNCRKRKMENIVELEYDLDSLKEEKERLQREKTKNYSSVRQMKQELNTLYLEVFSLVRDEEGKPYSPSEYSLQQTTDGTVFLVPRIKKMLFKKNDN, from the exons ATGATGGAAACTGAGATGCATAAAATGAATCCTAGTCAACAG GACGTGGACCTAATCGACATCCTGTGGAGGCAGGACATTGACCTGGGCGCAGGGCGAGAGGTGTTTGACTACTGCCACCGTCAGAAGGAGCATGAGTTGCAGCGGCAGCGggtgcaggaggaggagaagaggcagCAGCTGctgagagagcaggagaaggcCTTGCTGGCTCAGCTACAGCTGGATGAGGAGACGGGGGAGTTCGTGCCCCGCCTTGCACCCAGCGGCCAGTCACCGCAGTCTGCCACCACCGCCGCACCCCCTCAAGTcacacag AATGTCAGCTTCACAGAAGACGGAGATGCCATGTCATTTGATGAATGTATGCAGCTGCTGGCAGAGACCTTCCCACTGGTAGAGGCTACGGCA ACCGCTTCCGTCTGTCTGGATGTCACCGTAGCTCCAGCCCCAAACAGCAACCATGTCATGGCATGTGAGCTGCCAGCTTTGACCCAGCCACCCCTCCTCCCAGCCCCCCAGCCCCCACAGAGGACCTCCCCAGATTTGGAGCAGGCCTGGATGGAGCTTTTGTCCCTTCCTGAGCTGCAG CAATGCCTGAATATGCAAATGAAGGACACACTGGATCAGACAGGAGGATATCTGCCCACTAACACCACCCCTGAGGTGCAGGATCCAAACTACAGCTTCTACCCATTGCCCAACCTGGCAGAGGTGGCATCAAATGCAGCAGAGGTCTGCCCACCTGAATTCATCAACGCCTTTGAGGAGAGCTTTCCCAACATGGCTCCTCTTGACCACCTCAATCAGATGACCCTAAAGGCTCCAGACCTAAATACTAACTTCAGTGCAGCAACTTTCTGTGATGTATTTTATCAAGACATTGTTAACACAAAAGTGACAAGTGTCACCCTGCCTTGTGGCCAAGGAAATGGAGGTAACTCCTTGGCAGAGATATCACACAAGCCTACTTTTACACCAATGGAATTACATGACCTTTCTCCTAGAGAAGCATTTGACAGAGGAAACAAAACTGAGATAATGCCAGAATTTCCAGATTCGGACTCAGGTGTGTCTGTGGAGGCAAGTCCACATGCTAGCTCCCCTGAGAAATCGATGTATGGGGATGGATCCTTTGGTGGCTACAGCGATTCAGACATGGAGGAGATGGACAGTAACCCTGAGAGTGCAGAGTCTGACTACTCCGAGATGTTCTCACTGTCTTTCCAACCGGATGGTTTCCAGACTTCTCCCCCTGTGTCAGCTCAGCAGCAGGACAAAAAGCCCAAACATGGCAAGACCGAGCCAGATGAGGAGACAGGCCACAACGATCCCCCCTTCACCAAAGACAAGAAGAGGAGACGCTCCGAGAAGCGCCTCTCCAGAGACGAGCAGCGTGCCAAGGCCCTCCAGATCCCCTTCACTGTGGACATGATCATCAACCTGCCTGTGGACGACTTCAACGAGATGATGTCCAAGCACCAGCTCAACGAGGCCCAGCTGGCCCTGGTCAGAGACATCCGCCGGCGGGGCAAGAATAAGGTGGCTGCCCAGAACTGCCGCAAACGCAAGATGGAGAACATCGTGGAGCTGGAGTATGACCTGGACTCACTGAAGGAGGAAAAGGAGcgactgcagagagagaagacCAAGAATTACAGCAGCGTGCGACAGATGAAGCAGGAGCTTAACACCCTGTACCTGGAGGTGTTCAGTCTagtgagggatgaggaggggaagCCCTACTCCCCGTCAGAGTACTCCCTCCAGCAGACCACCGATGGCACAGTCTTCCTCGTCCCCCGCattaaaaaaatgcttttcaagaAAAATGACAACTAG